One genomic segment of Paraburkholderia caffeinilytica includes these proteins:
- a CDS encoding porin has protein sequence MKKNVIATAAFTALASLAASSVFAQSSVTLYGVLDEGIDYTNNAGHGAVWEMASGYAQGSRWGMKGSEDLGGGMKAVFQLENGFDVNSGRLGQGGRLFGRQAYVGLSDNRFGTVTLGRQYDSVVDYLAQTTANGNWAGYLFAHPYDNDNTDNSFRLGNSVKYASPEIAGFQFGGVYSFSNDTNFANNRAYSFGGQYANGGLLIAAAYLQANNPGAGSTGAITANDASFIAGRMRVFGGGINYTFGAATAGFAYTNSNYKDPTGNGYIGIPLAASGVRLNTLKYQNFEVNGKYQFTPAFFIGAQYVYTMENYDASTGSVKPKIHSVGLMADYNLSKRTDVYVQGEYQKVAGDSTNSILDNAFIPGVQAPSSTGNQVAVRLALRHKF, from the coding sequence ATGAAAAAGAATGTCATCGCCACCGCCGCCTTCACCGCGCTCGCCTCGCTGGCGGCCTCGTCCGTCTTCGCGCAAAGCAGCGTGACTCTGTACGGCGTGCTCGATGAAGGCATCGACTACACCAACAACGCCGGGCATGGCGCGGTCTGGGAAATGGCGAGCGGCTATGCGCAAGGCAGCCGCTGGGGCATGAAGGGCTCGGAAGATCTGGGCGGCGGCATGAAGGCGGTGTTCCAGCTGGAAAACGGCTTCGACGTGAATTCGGGGCGGCTCGGCCAGGGAGGCCGCCTGTTCGGCCGGCAGGCCTATGTGGGCTTGAGCGACAACCGGTTCGGCACGGTCACGCTCGGGCGCCAGTACGACTCGGTGGTCGACTACCTCGCGCAAACCACCGCCAATGGCAACTGGGCCGGCTACCTGTTCGCGCACCCGTACGACAACGACAACACGGACAACTCGTTCCGTCTCGGCAACAGCGTGAAGTATGCGAGCCCGGAAATCGCGGGCTTCCAGTTCGGCGGCGTCTACAGCTTCAGCAACGACACGAACTTCGCGAACAACCGCGCCTATAGCTTCGGCGGCCAGTATGCGAACGGCGGGCTGCTCATCGCAGCCGCGTACCTGCAGGCGAACAATCCGGGCGCGGGTTCGACGGGCGCGATCACCGCGAACGACGCGAGCTTCATCGCCGGGCGCATGCGGGTGTTCGGCGGCGGCATCAACTACACGTTCGGCGCGGCGACCGCCGGTTTTGCCTATACCAATTCCAACTATAAGGACCCGACCGGCAACGGCTATATCGGCATCCCGCTGGCGGCGTCCGGCGTCAGGTTGAATACGCTGAAGTACCAGAACTTCGAAGTGAACGGCAAATACCAGTTCACGCCGGCCTTCTTTATCGGCGCGCAGTATGTGTACACGATGGAGAACTACGATGCGTCGACCGGCAGCGTGAAACCGAAGATTCACTCGGTCGGCTTGATGGCGGACTACAACCTGTCCAAACGCACGGACGTATACGTGCAGGGCGAATATCAGAAGGTTGCCGGCGACTCGACTAACTCGATTCTCGACAACGCGTTTATTCCGGGCGTGCAGGCGCCGTCGTCGACGGGGAATCAGGTCGCCGTGCGACTCGCGCTGCGCCACAAGTTCTGA
- the aldA gene encoding aldehyde dehydrogenase, translated as MRLDRNFANGCFIDAASDELIAVTNPATEAVIAHVTGATEAEAIAAVDAAAAAQKGWRKLPAAERAVYLHKLADALTECAPAIGAALALESGKSVADATHEAIYAGQITRYHAEWARRIEGEVIPSDTPDENLVLHREPIGVVACLIPFNYPVYTFMRKVAPALIAGNTVVVRPSNNTPTSAFEIAKAVEKAGLPAGVVNILAMNHATAEALCTHPKVGMITLTGSVGAGRKVLEYCKANIAKPSLELGGKTPAIIEADADLEKAARDLVASKTTHCGQLCTAIERVYVQESVHDRFVALLKKHMSAVESGDRGEQPSLMGPLVNEASRQSIHGMVERAIAAGATLETGGRLPQGKGFFYPATLLSNCRQDMEIIQEETFGPIMPVVKYRTLDQALEMANDHQFGLSSVLYTENYRSAMKIANGIEAGELYVNRTPADPYQGFHAGWKRSGLGGDDGKHGMLEFTQTRLVVMKY; from the coding sequence ATGCGACTCGATCGGAATTTTGCTAACGGCTGCTTTATCGACGCGGCAAGCGACGAGCTCATCGCCGTCACCAACCCCGCCACCGAAGCCGTGATAGCCCACGTCACGGGCGCCACCGAAGCCGAGGCCATTGCCGCGGTCGACGCCGCAGCGGCCGCCCAGAAGGGCTGGCGCAAGCTGCCTGCGGCGGAGCGCGCGGTCTATCTGCACAAGCTCGCCGACGCGCTCACCGAATGCGCGCCCGCCATTGGCGCGGCGCTCGCGCTGGAGTCGGGCAAGAGCGTCGCCGACGCCACCCATGAAGCGATCTACGCCGGCCAGATCACCCGCTACCACGCCGAATGGGCGCGCCGCATCGAAGGCGAGGTGATCCCGAGCGACACACCCGACGAAAACCTCGTGCTGCATCGCGAGCCGATTGGCGTGGTCGCATGCCTGATCCCGTTCAACTACCCGGTCTATACGTTCATGCGCAAGGTGGCGCCGGCGCTGATCGCCGGCAATACCGTGGTCGTGCGCCCCAGCAACAACACGCCGACCTCCGCGTTCGAGATCGCCAAGGCCGTTGAGAAGGCAGGGTTGCCGGCCGGCGTCGTGAACATCCTCGCGATGAATCATGCAACCGCCGAGGCGCTCTGCACGCATCCGAAGGTCGGCATGATCACGCTGACCGGCAGCGTCGGCGCGGGCCGCAAGGTGCTCGAATACTGCAAGGCGAACATCGCCAAGCCGTCGCTCGAACTGGGCGGCAAGACGCCGGCGATCATCGAGGCGGATGCCGATCTCGAGAAGGCCGCGCGCGATCTGGTCGCCTCCAAGACCACTCACTGCGGGCAGCTTTGCACGGCGATCGAACGCGTCTATGTGCAGGAAAGCGTGCATGACCGTTTCGTCGCGCTGCTGAAGAAGCACATGAGCGCAGTGGAAAGCGGCGATCGCGGCGAACAGCCGTCGCTGATGGGGCCGCTCGTCAATGAGGCATCGCGGCAGTCGATTCACGGCATGGTCGAGCGCGCGATTGCCGCGGGCGCCACGCTCGAAACGGGTGGCAGGCTGCCGCAAGGCAAGGGTTTCTTCTATCCGGCCACGCTGTTGTCGAACTGCCGTCAGGACATGGAAATCATCCAGGAAGAGACCTTCGGTCCGATCATGCCGGTCGTCAAATACCGCACGCTCGACCAGGCACTGGAGATGGCCAACGACCATCAGTTCGGTTTGTCGTCGGTGCTCTATACCGAGAACTACCGTAGCGCGATGAAGATCGCCAACGGTATCGAGGCCGGCGAGTTGTATGTAAACCGCACGCCGGCCGATCCGTATCAAGGTTTCCATGCAGGCTGGAAACGTTCGGGTCTCGGCGGCGACGACGGCAAACACGGCATGCTCGAATTCACGCAGACCCGTCTCGTGGTCATGAAGTACTGA